A portion of the bacterium genome contains these proteins:
- the prmC gene encoding peptide chain release factor N(5)-glutamine methyltransferase: MTTFTMNDTPTIGDALHRGSAHLREAGVGSGNLEAALLLSRATGLDRLGLINYMSRELSVAELEAFEGLINRRSKREPLQHITGSTEFMGLEFEVSPAVLVPRPDTEILVEAVLDLEEGEGARESVLIADVGTGSGAIAVSLASYLKYAQVIAIELSPEAAEVAKANIARHGVGDRVELVLGDGLAPLAPYAGKLTYLVSNPPYIPQEDIPGLEPEVRDFEPRMALTPPGDDPLVWYKRFAAEAGALLAPGGVLAVEVGIHQAEPVKALLEANGWQDISVHSDLGRIERVLIARQG, from the coding sequence ATGACCACCTTCACCATGAACGACACCCCGACCATCGGCGACGCCCTCCACCGGGGCAGCGCCCACCTGCGCGAGGCCGGCGTCGGCTCGGGCAACCTCGAAGCGGCCTTGCTGCTCAGCAGGGCCACCGGGCTCGATCGGCTGGGGCTCATCAACTACATGTCGCGCGAGCTGAGCGTCGCCGAGCTCGAAGCCTTCGAGGGGCTGATCAACCGCCGCAGCAAGCGTGAGCCCCTGCAGCACATCACCGGTTCGACCGAGTTCATGGGGCTCGAGTTCGAGGTCTCGCCCGCCGTCCTGGTGCCGCGGCCCGACACCGAGATCCTGGTCGAAGCGGTGCTCGACCTCGAAGAGGGCGAAGGTGCTCGCGAGAGCGTGCTGATCGCGGACGTGGGCACGGGCAGCGGCGCGATCGCCGTTTCGCTCGCGAGCTACCTCAAATACGCCCAGGTGATCGCCATCGAGCTCTCGCCCGAGGCGGCCGAGGTGGCCAAGGCCAACATCGCCCGGCACGGGGTGGGCGATCGCGTGGAGCTCGTCCTCGGTGACGGCCTCGCGCCGCTGGCCCCCTACGCGGGCAAGCTCACCTACCTGGTCTCGAACCCGCCCTACATCCCGCAAGAGGACATCCCCGGCCTGGAGCCGGAGGTCCGGGACTTCGAGCCCCGGATGGCGCTCACCCCTCCGGGCGACGATCCGCTCGTCTGGTACAAGCGCTTCGCCGCCGAGGCGGGCGCACTGCTTGCCCCCGGCGGAGTACTCGCCGTCGAGGTGGGCATCCACCAGGCCGAGCCCGTGAAAGCCCTGCTCGAAGCCAATGGGTGGCAGGACATCTCGGTCCATAGCGACCTCGGCAGGATCGAGCGCGTGCTCATCGCCCGCCAGGGATGA